Proteins encoded by one window of Aspergillus puulaauensis MK2 DNA, chromosome 4, nearly complete sequence:
- a CDS encoding putative spindle pole body component (BUSCO:EOG09260GR8;~COG:Z;~EggNog:ENOG410Q5EE;~InterPro:IPR016024,IPR034085,IPR011989), which yields MAEGEEDFSSLPFADRFTHKNWKVRKEGYEDAKQQFEKTPDESDPIFSQFQDSSLWKAAVTDSNVAAQQEGLAAYCAFLQYGGPAGCARTRGSTVSGIAEKGLPQTRPAAKASSLEALLLCVELDKPEPVIEELLPTLSHKVPKVIAATLVGLTGIYHNFGCKIVDPKPVLKALPKVFGHADKNVRAETQNLTVELYRWLREAMKPVFWAELKPVQQQDLEKLFEVVKQEPSPKQERLTRAQQAEADAGAGGEAGEAGGGEDEDVEDDGGEVDAFDLAEPVDVFSKIPKDFSEQLGSSKWKDRKDVLDALYAALNVPKIKDGPFDEIVRGLAKSMKDANVAVVTVAANCVDLLAKGVRSGFVKYRPTVMSPIMERLKEKKQSVSEALGQALDAVFIATSLSDCLEEILEFVKHKNPQVKQETVKFLIRCLRTTREVPAKPEIKSIAEAATKLLTDSSEVNRAGGAEILGTLMKIMGERAMVPFLDGLDDIRKTKIKEYFETAEVKAKDRPKPIVSAPKAAPPSAKKVVGTKKPLGLKKPTAAPAPPADNPPAPSPSKPATKSIPSKLSKPGGGLPTPGGALKKKLGGPGGVASPQRRVISPPSEEQPQQPPVSKFGLGRGLAGRPIAKPSAPSEPAPAPAAPAVSGLTAAERAELEELRLEKERFARMTEEFKSEKTRLNSQVTELQNQNAQLIEDHTRDVLSIKAKETQLVRARSDAEAAEQNVQKQQREIERLKRELARALRSSALNSPTTAPDQFGMAMADPASIYQDPGSDGQGPVARSGLHMGPRFESTRPRSFASASPSEEKENGLESPGQNRRKFSPTFGNAHSGIGSPTRSSLVGSGSASGEEQQSTRSGEPAENWKRAAEVTSQLKARIEQMKARQGLTRPPTQR from the exons ATGGccgaaggagaggaggactTCTCCTCCCTACCCTTTGCGGACCGCTTCACTCATAAG AACTGGAAGGTCCGAAAAGAAGGATATGAGGACGCCAAGCAACAATTTGAAAAGACACCTGACGAATCCGACCCAATCTTCTCCCAATTCCAAGATTCCAGTTTATGGAAGGCCGCAGTTACGGACTCGAACGTCGCCGCACAGCAAGAGGGTTTAGCCGCATACTGTGCGTTTTTGCAATATGGTGGCCCTGCAGGTTGCGCGAG GACGCGCGGATCTACGGTCTCCGGTATTGCTGAGAAAGGTTTACCGCAAACCAGGCCTGCGGCCAAGGCGAGCTCGCTCGAAGCGCTGCTCCTATGTGTTGAATTAGATAAACCCGAACCGGTGATCGAAGAGTTGCTTCCTACACTATCACACAAAGTGCCGAAAGTTATTGCCGCTACCCTGGTCGGCTTGACCGGTATTTACCATAATTTCGGATGCAAAATTGTTGATCCCAAGCCGGTGCTGAAAGCCTTACCCAAGGTCTTCGGGCACGCCGATAAGAACGTCCGCGCGGAAACACAGAACCTCACGGTAGAGCTGTATCGATGGCTCAGAGAAGCGATGAAGCCTGTGTTCTGGGCTGAATTGAAACCCGTGCAACAACAAGATTTAGAAAAACTATTTGAGGTGGTGAAACAAGAACCTTCGCCAAAACAAGAACGGCTTACGCGAGCCCAACAAGCCGAAGCCGACGCTGGTGCGGGTGGTGAAGCCGGCGAAGccggtggaggagaggacgaagatgtagaggatgatggtggtgaggtTGATGCCTTCGATCTCGCGGAGCCAGTCGATGTGTTTTCTAAAATCCCCAAAGATTTTAGCGAACAGCTGGGTTCGTCTAAATGGAAAGATAGGAAGGATGTCCTGGATGCTCTGTACGCGGCCTTGAATGTTCCGAAAATCAAGGATGGACCGTTTGATGAAATTGTTCGGGGTCTTGCCAAGTCCATGAAGGATGCGAATGTTGCGGTCGTTACTGTTGCAGCCAACTGTGTTGACCTCCTCGCCAAGGGTGTTCGCAGCGGGTTTGTTAAGTATCGTCCCACCGTCATGTCACCTATTATGGAGCGgttgaaggaaaagaagcagagTGTTTCAGAGGCCTTAGGACAAGCCCTCGATGCAGTCTTCATCGCAACTAGCCTGTCAGATTGTTTGGAAGAAATTCTAGAGTTCGTCAAGCATAAGAACCCTCAGGTGAAGCAGGAAACCGTGAAATTCTTGATCCGCTGCCTCCGCACCACTCGAGAAGTCCCAGCGAAGCCCGAAATCAAGTCGATAGCTGAAGCCGCTACCAAACTCCTTACCGATTCAAGTGAAGTGAACCGTGCGGGAGGTGCCGAGATCCTTGGTACTTTGATGAAGATTATGGGTGAACGAGCAATGGTCCCTTTCCTTGACGGACTGGACGATATCCGGAAGACCAAAATCAAGGAATACTTCGAAACGGCAGAGGTAAAGGCAAAGGATAGGCCGAAGCCCATTGTTTCAGCGCCAAAGGCAGCTCCTCCTTCTGCGAAGAAGGTCGTAGGGACCAAGAAGCCATTGGGTCTGAAAAAGCCCACCGCTGCGCCTGCACCACCTGCCGACAACCCACCTGCCCCTTCACCATCAAAGCCTGCAACGAAATCGATTCCTTCAAAGCTATCAAAGCCTGGCGGCGGCCTTCCGACTCCAGGTGGCGCATTGAAGAAAAAGCTCGGTGGGCCAGGAGGTGTCGCATCCCCCCAGCGACGTGTTATTTCACCCCCCTCCGAAGagcaaccacaacaacctcctGTTTCGAAATTTGGTCTTGGAAGAGGGCTTGCAGGCCGCCCGATTGCCAAACCATCGGCCCCGAGTGAgccagcaccggcaccggCAGCTCCTGCAGTGAGCGGATTGACTGCAGCAGAACGGGCCGAGCTCGAGGAACTTCGGCTTGAGAAAGAACGGTTTGCCCGCATGACTGAAGAGTTTAAGTCTGAGAAAACGAGACTCAATTCTCAAGTAACGGAACTTCAAAACCAAAATGCACAACTAATTGAAGACCATACTAGAGACGTTCTGAGCATTAAAGCGAAAGAAACGCAGCTTGTGCGAGCACGCAGCGATGCAGAGGCTGCCGAACAAAATGTACAAAAGCAGCAGCGAGAGATCGAACGACTTAAGCGTGAGCTAGCAAGAGCCCTTCGTTCTAGCGCCTTAAACTCCCCAACTACTGCTCCCGACCAGTTCGGCATGGCGATGGCCGATCCGGCCTCCATATACCAAGACCCGGGCAGTGATGGCCAAGGTCCAGTGGCGCGAAGTGGCCTCCATATGGGGCCACGGTTTGAAAGCACACGACCACGGAGTTTCGCTTCTGCTAGTCCAagcgaagagaaagagaatggCTTAGAATCACCGGGACAAAACCGGCGAAAATTCAGCCCTACGTTTGGAAACGCTCATTCGGGTATCGGTAGCCCTACACGGTCATCACTGGTCGGATCCGGCAGTGCTTCGGGCGAAGAACAACAGTCTACACGAAGCGGAGAACCAGCAGAGAACTGGAAGAGAGCTGCTGAAGTCACAAGCCAGCTCAAGGCACGCATTGAGCAGATGAAA GCTCGACAAGGACTAACACGACCACCCACGCAACGTTAA
- a CDS encoding uncharacterized protein (COG:S;~EggNog:ENOG410PRF2;~InterPro:IPR012340,IPR000266;~PFAM:PF00366;~go_component: GO:0005840 - ribosome [Evidence IEA];~go_function: GO:0003735 - structural constituent of ribosome [Evidence IEA];~go_process: GO:0006412 - translation [Evidence IEA]), with the protein MLPRHLLRAMQPLRSSIIRPTSILPTQTPAALQCGRPTFISHRLIASTADESSQQAESPESSIRPSADPPSLRTYPYTLKQGRVVSAGRMDRCVHVDVRHTVWDDFLRKSYPKVTKFRVSDPRNSLRHGDVIEFSSGYPKNRNVRHVVERIITPFGVSIENRPPVMSREERDALRAEKRAAKVARREQRRAEAGIPSSETPGHGKEHIGRIRRLVLERTAGASAPAAGEGSP; encoded by the coding sequence ATGTTGCCGAGACATCTTTTACGGGCAATGCAGCCCCTACGATCGTCCATCATCCGACCAACCTCAATTCTGCCCACACAAACACCTGCCGCTCTTCAATGTGGCCGACCAACCTTTATCTCCCACCGACTCATTGCTTCCACTGCGGATGAATCCTCACAGCAAGCAGAATCTCCCGAATCAAGCATCCGACCCTCCGCCGACCCCCCGTCTCTCCGCACCTACCCCTACACCCTGAAACAAGGCAGAGTCGTTTCGGCCGGCCGTATGGACCGCTGCGTTCACGTCGACGTTCGCCACACAGTTTGGGACGACTTCTTGCGGAAGTCTTACCCTAAGGTCACCAAGTTCAGGGTCTCGGATCCGCGAAATTCTTTGCGCCATGGCGATGTCATTGAATTCTCATCCGGGTACCCGAAAAACCGTAACGTGCGCCATGTTGTGGAGCGAATCATCACGCCGTTTGGCGTGTCTATCGAGAACAGGCCTCCCGTCATgtcaagagaagagagagatgCGCTCCGCGCCGAGAAGAGGGCAGCGAAGGTGGCGCGCAGGGAGCAGAGAAGGGCGGAGGCTGGTATTCCCTCTTCTGAGACACCTGGACACGGGAAGGAACATATTGGACGTATTCGGAGGCTGGTCTTGGAGAGGACTGCCGGTGCCTCCGCACCTGCAGCTGGTGAGGGGTCCCCTTAG
- a CDS encoding glycosyltransferase family 20 protein (CAZy:GT20;~COG:H;~EggNog:ENOG410Q22N;~InterPro:IPR012766,IPR001830;~PFAM:PF00982;~go_function: GO:0003824 - catalytic activity [Evidence IEA];~go_function: GO:0003825 - alpha,alpha-trehalose-phosphate synthase (UDP-forming) activity [Evidence IEA];~go_process: GO:0005992 - trehalose biosynthetic process [Evidence IEA]), translated as MPSVENSPQNESRLLLVSNRLPITIKRSEDGKYDFSMSSGGLVSGLSGLSKTTTFQWYGWPGLEVPEEEIPIVKERLKDEYGAIPVFIDDELADRHYNGFSNSILWPLFHYHPGEITFDESAWDAYKDANRLFAQAVASEVQDGDLIWVHDYHLMLLPEMLREEIGDTKKNIKIGFFLHTPFPSSEIYRILPVRNELLLGLLHCDLIGFHTYDYTRHFLSACSRLLGLPTTPNGIEFQGRIVACGAFPIGIDPDKFKEGLKKEKVQKRIATLEQKFQGVKLMVGVDRLDYIKGVPQKLHALEVFLSDHPEWVGKVVLVQVAVPSRQDVEEYQNLRAVVNELVGRINGKFGTVEFMPIHFLHKSVNFDELIALYAVSDACIVSSTRDGMNLVSYEYIATQEKRHGSMVLSEFAGAAQSLNGSIIVNPWNTEELAAAYHEAVTMSDEQKALNFSKLDKYVSKYTSAFWGQSFVTELKRISAQTAEKFPTKETPLNGGVSTDQETTSQ; from the exons ATGCCCAGCGTTGAAAACTCCCCTCAAAATGAATCGaggcttctcctcgtctcgAACCGATTGCCAATCACGATAAAACGCTCAGAGGATGGCAAATATGACTTCTCCATGTCCTCTGGCGGCTTGGTTAGCGGTCTGAGCGGTTTATCGAAAACCACGACTTTCCAATGGTACGGCTGGCCCGGCTTGGAAGTCCCGGAAGAAGAGATACCTATTGTGAAAGAACGGTTAAAGGATGAGTACGGTGCTATTCCAGTGTTCATTGACGATGAACTTGCAGACCGACACTACAACGGTTTCTCCA ATTCTATTCTTTGGCCACTTTTCCATTACCACCCCGGTGAAATCACATTCGACGAGTCCGCATGGGATGCATACAAGGATGCGAACCGCCTCTTCGCACAGGCTGTTGCAAGTGAAGTGCAAGATGGCGACTTGATCTGGGTTCACGACTACCATTTGATGCTCCTTCCAGAGATGCTACGAGAGGAGATCGGGGATACCAAGAAAAACATCAAGATCGGATTCTTCCTTCATACCCCGTTTCCTAGCAGTGAGATTTACCGGATTCTTCCTGTACGAAACGAACTGTTACTAGGACTCCTACACTGCGATCTCATCGGTTTCCACACTTATGATTACACAAGACACTTCCTGAGCGCTTGCTCGCGGTTATT GGGACTACCAACTACTCCCAATGGAATAGAGTTCCAAGGCAGGATAGTTGCTTGTGGAGCTTTCCCCATTGGTATTGATCCGGACAAGTTCAAggaggggttgaagaaagaaaaggtcCAGAAGCGGATTGCAACGCTGGAGCAGAAATTCCAGGGTGTGAAGCTTATGGTGGGTGTTGATCGGCTGGATTATATTAAGGGTGTCCCTCAAAAGCTGCACGCCCTCGAAGTATTCCTCAGTGACCATCCGGAATGGGTGGGAAAGGTGGTCCTGGTTCAAGTAGCTGTTCCCAGTCGGCAAGATGTGGAGGAGTACCAAAATCTGAGGGCTGTTGTGAACGAACTCGTCGGCAGGATCAACGGGAAATTCG GCACTGTTGAATTTATGCCGatccacttcctccacaAGTCGGTCAATTTTGATGAATTGATCGCCTTGTACGCTGTGTCCGATGCTTGCATCGTCTCCTCCACTCGAGATGGTATGAATCTCGTCTCATACGAGTATATTGCCACCCAGGAAAAGCGGCACGGATCGATGGTTCTGTCTGAGTTTGCCGGCGCTGCCCAGAGTCTTAATGGCAGTATAATTGTCAACCCCTGGAACACCGAAGAGCTTGCAGCGGCATATCACGAAGCGGTTACAATGAGCGATGAGCAGAAAGCACTGAACTTTTCAAAGCTGGACAAATACGTCAGCAAATATACAAG TGCCTTCTGGGGCCAATCCTTTGTTACCGAGCTGAAGAGAATCTCGGCGCAAACAGCAGAGAAATTCCCCACCAAGGAGACGCCTCTGAACGGTGGCGTATCTACAGACCAGGAAACTACGTCACAGTAG
- a CDS encoding putative metallo-beta-lactamase domain protein (COG:S;~EggNog:ENOG410PG1P;~InterPro:IPR036866,IPR036388,IPR041516,IPR001279;~PFAM:PF17778,PF00753), whose amino-acid sequence MAQLAPLPEVERLSASVVRILGGNPGKFTLQGTNTYLVGQGPRRILIDTGEGRQSWATHLKKVLSDENATVHEALVTHWHHDHVGGIPDLLKLCPEVTIYKHQPENGQVDIADGQIFKVEGATLRAAHTPGHTVDHMMLLLEEEDAIFTGDNVLGHGTAVFEDLKAYLGSLRRMQNRVSGRGYPGHGPVVESATAKITEYIRHRQEREDQIIRVLRYGKLDVGEQERSPERKLAWTPIEVVKIIYRDVPESLHLPAANGVIQVLDKLEAEGRVIHDTDSGRWTLNAGKSAL is encoded by the exons ATGGCTCAGTTAGCCCCGTTGCCTGAAGTGGAGAGGCTCAGTGCCTCGGTGGTGCGGATACTTGGGGGAAATCCTGGCAAG tttacATTACAAG GAACAAATACTTATTTAGTTGGCCAGGGGCCTCGGCGCATCCTTATTGACACCGGTGAGGGTAGGCAGTCATGGGCAACACATCTGAAGAAGGTGTTGTCAGACGAGAATGCGACGGTTCACGAAGCTCTTGTGACGCATTGGCACCATGATCATGTTGGCGGCATTCCGGATTTACTGAAACTATGTCCCGAGGTGACAATTTACAAGCACCAGCCCGAGAATGGGCAGGTAGATATTGCGGATGGACAGATATTCAAGGTTGAGGGGGCAACACTGAGAGCGGCCCATACGCCGGGACATACAGTGGACCATATGATGCTTCtgcttgaggaggaggatgctaTTTTCACGGGTGATA ATGTTTTGGGGCATGGGACAGCGGTTTTTGAGGACCTGAAGGCCTACCTTGGCAGCTTACGACGAATGCAAAATCGTGTGTCGGGTCGAGGATACCCCGGTCATGGGCCAGTGGTGGAGAGCGCCACCGCAAAGATAACAGAGTATATACGGCACCGACAAGAACGCGAAGACCAGATAATCCGAGTGCTTCGCTACGGGAAACTCGATGTTGGGGAACAGGAGCGCTCACCTGAACGAAAGTTGGCATGGACGCCGATTGAGGTAGTGAAGATCATCTACCGCGATGTCCCAGAgagcctccatctccccgcTGCCAACGGTGTCATCCAGGTGTTGGACAAGTTGGAGGCCGAAGGGAGGGTGATACACGATACAGACTCAGGCCGATGGACCCTGAACGCTGGGAAGTCAGCCCTATGA